In Mastacembelus armatus chromosome 4, fMasArm1.2, whole genome shotgun sequence, the following are encoded in one genomic region:
- the ttc22 gene encoding tetratricopeptide repeat protein 22, which translates to MESGNTEEIESLMEDMDYIPGHFHLDLNLNCEPAGPVKLRHRDTYLKQDSLQGELETEVGYLQYAVRNLQGLLAFHLVHLDAAEEIFRNICKEDPGNLNAWANLGYVYDKLGRELDAGECVEKVSHLMGLDAGEASQEETRLLAARCLAEQAYVYPYDVELYSEDDLRERLMAALTLYNRALDYGGQLIPIEEKRSWYFKMAIIYVRLDDIVKTKEDSEYSRLSHYNKGLRLLKETLESEKTQHKALAWCYVGIMLERKEEFITVPMSVHDCGYSASDPLSCFGTAINLASDDAFILNLLAKVFFLLGKHEMATGICNMAVNALPDPELNWQAYCTRAKINVMLYVRDLEKAKHGQGGIPDRQKLAEARKDLDNVLVVHPCLRTHLEIAQVYYYMGVDAVQESLLVDEGAVNSALVSLSQALQFEPGDSLSELHLLRGCCLLLKGEEQNAADCFKQAMELDRPGSTDTTALRCLLQALLSLFMQGGPEPSSAINQLEMWVQKAEKRYPLDVVKTELRHLYRTHTAEVTELSRTLIRTGRLDLVRRLLETVVPKELAKKKPIARSFSVA; encoded by the exons ATGGAATCAGGCAACACAGAGGAAATTGAGTCTCTCATGGAAGACATGGACTACATCCCCGGCCACTTTCACTTGGACCTCAACCTCAACTGTGAGCCTGCTGGGCCTGTGAAGCTACGGCACAGGGACACTTATTTAAAGCAGGACAGCCTGCAAGGAGAGCTAGAAACTGAAGTTGGATATCTACAGTACGCCGTCCGAAATCTGCAAGGTCTGCTGGCTTTTCATCTCGTGCATCTGGACGCAGCAGAGGAAATATTCAG GAACATCTGTAAAGAAGACCCTGGGAACCTCAATGCCTGGGCCAACCTGGGCTATGTGTATGACAAGCTGGGGAGAGAGCTGGATGCAGGGGAGTGTGTGGAGAAAGTGTCCCACCTCATGGGTTTAGATGCTGGAGAGGCCTCTCAGGAAGAGACCAGGCTACTGGCTGCACGCTGCCTGGCTGAGCAGGCCTACGTTTATCCATATGATGTGGAGCTGTACAGTGAGGATGACCTGAGAGAGAGACTGATGGCAGCACTGACATTGTACAACAGAGCCCTGGACTATGGGGGGCAGCTG atacCAATAGAGGAAAAACGAAGCTGGTATTTTAAAATGGCAATCATCTATGTAAG ACTGGATGACATAGTGAAGACCAAAGAGGACTCTGAATACTCCAGACTCTCTCACTACAATAAGGGACTGAGGCTTCTTAAAGAAACCCTTGAatctgagaaaacacaacacaaag CTCTTGCCTGGTGTTATGTTGGCATCATGTTGGAAAGGAAAGAGGAGTTCATCACTGTGCCCATGTCTGTACATGACTGTGGCTACTCAGCCTCTGATCCTCTGTCCTGCTTTGGGACG GCCATAAATTTGGCCAGTGATGATGCCTTCATCCTGAACCTTCTGGCCAAGGTCTTCTTCCTGTTGGGCAAGCATGAGATGGCCACAGGGATCTGCAACATGGCCGTTAATGCACTGCCAGATCCAGAGCTAAACTGGCAGGCCTACTGCACCCGTGCCAAG ATTAATGTGATGCTCTATGTGAGGGACCTGGAGAAGGCTAAACATGGCCAAGGTGGCAtcccagacagacagaagctAGCTGAGGCCAGAAAAGACTTGGACAATGTTCTTGTGGTACATCCATGTCTGAGGACTCACCTGGAGATTGCACAG GTGTACTACTACATGGGTGTAGATGCTGTCCAGGAGAGCCTTTTGGTGGATGAGGGAGCAGTGAATAGTGCATTGGTGAGTTTGTCCCAGGCCCTCCAGTTTGAGCCAGGTGACAGCTTATCAGAACTTCATTTGCTCAGAGGATGCTGCCTCTTGCTGAAGGGTGAGGAACAAAATGCTGCAGACTGCTTCAAACAGGCCATGGAGTTAGACAGGCCGGGAAGCACAGACACCACAGCTCTGCGCTGCCTCCTACAGGCCCTCCTATCTCTGTTCATGCAAGGGGGCCCTGAACCCAGCTCTGCCATCAATCAGCTGGAGATGTGGGTGCAAAAGGCAGAGAAGAGGTACCCACTGGATGTTGTGAAGACCGAGTTGAGACACCTTTACAGGACTCACACAGCAGAGGTTACAGAGTTATCCAGGACTCTGATCAGGACAGGACGACTGGATCTAGTGAGGAGACTCCTGGAAACAGTGGTGCCTAAAGAGCTGGCTAAGAAGAAACCAATTGCAAGATCTTTCTCAGTTGCATGA